The window GAAAGTGTACACCTTGTAGAGAGGGTACAAAGAGAATGCTGGAGCTTCTAGAGAAGATAACTAGCGGAAACGGAGAGATGGAAGACCTGGACAGACTAGAGAGCCTTGCAGAGACTATCAAGTCGGCATCGCTTTGCGGACTGGGACAAACTGCTCCAAACCCTGTTCTTTCGACTATGAAGCGTTTCAGAGACGAGTATATAGCACACGTTGTAGACAAGAAATGTCCAGCAGGAGTATGTCAGGACCTTCTAGAGTACCACATAACAGACGATTGTATAGGATGTACGAAATGTGCTAGAAACTGCCCAGTGAGCTGTATAGAAGGTAAAGTGAAAGAGAAGCACGTTATAGATACAGAGGCATGTATCAAGTGCGGAAACTGTATGGAAGTCTGCCCAGTAGGAGCAGTTATAAAGAGATAGTAAAAGTTGTTAGGGAAAATAGGACTGAGGAGGCATAAAATGAGAAATGTAACTCTTACTATAGATGGTCAAAAGGTGACTGTACCTGAAGACTATACTATTATAAAAGCAGCAGAAGAATTGGGAATAAATATACCGGCACTTTGCTATGACCCGAACCTAGAGGTAGTTTCGGCATGTAGACTTTGTGTAGTTGAAGTTGAGGGAAATCCTAAGCTTCAGACATCTTGCTCTATAGCAGTTCAAGATGGAATGGTAGTAAACACTGAAACTAAGAAAGTAGTTCAAGCTAGAAAAGACATATTGAGACTACTGTTAGACAACCATCCAAACGACTGTCTTACTTGTCAGAAAGCTGGAGAGTGTCTGCTTCAGGAGTACTCTTACAGATATGGAGTTACTTTCAGAGACCACGATGGAGCTAGAAGAGGTGGAGAGCTAGTAGACACTTCAAGCCCATATATACTAAAAGACGACAGCAAATGTATCCTATGCGGAAAATGCGTTAGAACTTGCTACGAGGTGAGCGACAGACAGGTGCTTTCTTTTGCAAACAGAGGATTCGACACTAAGATAGTTGCAGATGCAGACCTTAGCCTAGAGGAGTCTTCATGTGTATCTTGCAACAGATGCGTATCAGTTTGCCCAGTAGGAGCGCTTGTAGACAAGAGAATGCTTGGAAAGACTAGAGTTTGGGATGGAGAGTCGCAGCATATCCAGTGTAAAGTATGTGAATATGGATGTAATTTTGAAGTCCTAGCTGACAAGGCTGGAGAGAATGTAGCTGTAAGAGCGGAGAAGCCTATAGTAGGAAGACCGCTTTGCCTGAAGGGAAGAATGGCTACAGAGTTCATGTACCTAGACAGCCCAGAGACTCCTTACAAGAAGGAAGACGGAAAGTTTGTAGAGACTAGCTGGGAAGAGGCTATGGGACTTACAGAGGTTCTTAAAAAGCTAAACAAGTAGAGGCATTTAAATTTAAAAATTTATTTAGAACTGAAACTTGAAAACTGAATAAAATTTTGGATTGAGACTATGGATTGAAAATTAGAGGTGATACTGTGATAAAGATAATGATCAACGGAAATGAATGTATGGTAGAAGAGGGCATCACAGTACTTGAAGCATGTAGGAATATCGGCATCGATATTCCTACCCTATGCCACGATGAGAGACTTGAGGCTCATGCGGCATGTAGACTGTGTGTAGTTGAGGTTGAGGGAAAGCAAACCCTTATGACTTCGTGCTCGCTTAAAGTGTACGAAGGGCTGAATTTACAGACACACAGCAAGAAAGTTATGAATGCTAGAAAGGACATACTGGACCTTCTT is drawn from Andreesenia angusta and contains these coding sequences:
- a CDS encoding 2Fe-2S iron-sulfur cluster-binding protein; amino-acid sequence: MRNVTLTIDGQKVTVPEDYTIIKAAEELGINIPALCYDPNLEVVSACRLCVVEVEGNPKLQTSCSIAVQDGMVVNTETKKVVQARKDILRLLLDNHPNDCLTCQKAGECLLQEYSYRYGVTFRDHDGARRGGELVDTSSPYILKDDSKCILCGKCVRTCYEVSDRQVLSFANRGFDTKIVADADLSLEESSCVSCNRCVSVCPVGALVDKRMLGKTRVWDGESQHIQCKVCEYGCNFEVLADKAGENVAVRAEKPIVGRPLCLKGRMATEFMYLDSPETPYKKEDGKFVETSWEEAMGLTEVLKKLNK
- a CDS encoding DUF362 domain-containing protein, yielding KCTPCREGTKRMLELLEKITSGNGEMEDLDRLESLAETIKSASLCGLGQTAPNPVLSTMKRFRDEYIAHVVDKKCPAGVCQDLLEYHITDDCIGCTKCARNCPVSCIEGKVKEKHVIDTEACIKCGNCMEVCPVGAVIKR